One window of the Rufibacter radiotolerans genome contains the following:
- the rpsO gene encoding 30S ribosomal protein S15, which produces MKLTTEAKKEIFQNSGFSKLDTDTGSAESQIALFTARINHLTDHLKVHKKDFSTRLGLLKLVGKRRRLLNYLTKTDITRYRAIIAELGIRK; this is translated from the coding sequence ATGAAATTAACTACCGAAGCGAAAAAAGAGATCTTCCAAAACAGCGGTTTTTCAAAATTAGATACCGACACCGGGTCTGCTGAATCACAAATCGCATTGTTTACTGCCAGAATTAATCACCTGACAGACCACCTTAAAGTTCATAAAAAAGACTTCTCCACTCGGTTGGGTCTTTTGAAACTGGTTGGTAAGAGAAGAAGATTATTGAATTACCTTACTAAGACTGACATTACGCGCTACCGCGCTATTATCGCTGAATTAGGCATTCGTAAATAA
- a CDS encoding START-like domain-containing protein, which translates to MSKIKFVREYSLNASPKMLYPYLSTASGLAQWLCEAAQQIGDRRYRLTWDNQNYIAEMTSHRTNKSVRLTFPETGNGVPHDYSYIDFTIESSELTQEQYLRVTDYTDVGDVEQLAELWDNQVLTLRELIGG; encoded by the coding sequence ATGAGTAAAATAAAGTTTGTCCGAGAGTATTCCCTCAACGCCTCGCCCAAAATGTTGTACCCTTACCTGAGCACGGCCTCTGGGTTGGCCCAATGGCTGTGCGAAGCCGCCCAGCAGATTGGTGACCGTAGATACCGCCTCACCTGGGATAATCAGAATTATATTGCTGAAATGACCAGCCACCGGACCAACAAATCCGTGCGATTGACTTTTCCGGAGACTGGTAATGGCGTGCCCCATGACTACAGCTACATAGACTTCACCATAGAATCAAGTGAGCTAACCCAGGAACAATATCTGCGCGTAACAGACTACACAGACGTGGGAGACGTTGAACAGCTAGCCGAACTTTGGGATAACCAGGTGCTGACGTTACGGGAGTTGATTGGCGGATAA
- the accC gene encoding acetyl-CoA carboxylase biotin carboxylase subunit, with translation MKKIQKLLVANRGEIALRIMRSAREMGIKTVAIYSEADRKALHVRYADEAVCVGPPASSASYLRADVILEVCQNLGVDAIHPGYGFLSENALFAQQVEDAGIIFIGPSPQAIELMGSKLAAKAAVAKFNIPMVPGTEYAITDLEEAKQIATSIGFPILIKASAGGGGKGMRVVEHVEEFEQQMKTAASEATSAFGDGSVFIEKYIGSPRHIEIQVLGDTHGNIVHLFERECSIQRRHQKVIEEAPSAILTPELRAEMGRCAVDVARACDYKGAGTVEFLVDENLNFYFLEMNTRLQVEHPVTEQITGLDLVKEQIKIAQGAPLSFAQEDLIITGHAMELRVYAEDPTNNFLPDIGTLTTYKRPQGPGVRVDDGFEEGMEIPIYYDPMIAKLVTFGKDREEAIEKMIRAIDEYKITGIETTLPFGRFVMEHEAFRSGNFDTKFIDRYFKDPSVLKQASTTDEEEIAAVLAGLFASQTKQASAPQETTSSVNGSSGWRKNRL, from the coding sequence ATGAAAAAAATCCAGAAGCTTTTGGTGGCAAACCGCGGAGAAATTGCCCTCCGGATCATGCGTTCGGCCCGTGAAATGGGCATTAAAACGGTAGCCATCTACTCAGAGGCAGACCGCAAGGCCCTGCACGTGCGCTACGCCGATGAAGCCGTTTGCGTGGGCCCGCCCGCCTCCAGCGCCTCTTACCTAAGAGCCGACGTTATTTTAGAGGTTTGCCAAAACTTGGGAGTAGATGCCATTCACCCCGGCTACGGCTTTTTGTCTGAGAACGCCCTATTTGCCCAGCAGGTAGAAGACGCCGGCATTATCTTTATAGGCCCTTCGCCTCAGGCCATTGAACTGATGGGCAGCAAGCTGGCCGCCAAGGCCGCCGTGGCCAAGTTCAACATCCCCATGGTGCCCGGCACCGAGTACGCCATCACCGACCTGGAAGAGGCCAAGCAGATAGCCACCAGCATAGGCTTCCCTATCCTGATAAAAGCCAGCGCCGGCGGCGGCGGAAAAGGCATGCGGGTAGTGGAACACGTAGAGGAATTTGAGCAGCAGATGAAGACTGCGGCCAGCGAGGCTACCTCCGCCTTCGGCGATGGTTCCGTGTTCATTGAGAAATACATTGGCTCTCCCCGCCACATAGAGATACAGGTGTTAGGTGATACCCACGGCAACATTGTGCACCTTTTTGAGCGTGAGTGCTCTATCCAGCGCCGCCACCAGAAAGTGATTGAAGAAGCTCCTTCGGCTATCCTCACCCCTGAACTGCGCGCCGAGATGGGCCGCTGCGCTGTAGACGTGGCCCGGGCCTGTGATTATAAAGGGGCTGGTACCGTGGAGTTTCTGGTAGACGAGAACCTCAACTTCTATTTCCTGGAGATGAACACCCGTCTGCAGGTAGAGCACCCGGTTACCGAGCAGATCACCGGCCTGGACCTGGTGAAAGAGCAGATCAAGATCGCCCAGGGCGCTCCTCTCTCCTTTGCCCAGGAAGACCTGATCATTACCGGTCATGCCATGGAACTGCGGGTATACGCCGAAGACCCCACCAACAACTTCCTGCCAGACATAGGAACCCTCACCACCTACAAACGCCCCCAGGGCCCAGGCGTGCGCGTAGACGATGGCTTTGAGGAAGGCATGGAGATTCCTATCTATTATGACCCCATGATCGCCAAACTGGTGACCTTCGGGAAAGACCGCGAGGAAGCAATTGAAAAAATGATCAGAGCCATTGACGAATACAAGATCACCGGCATTGAGACCACCCTGCCCTTCGGGCGATTTGTGATGGAGCACGAGGCCTTCCGGTCAGGTAATTTTGACACCAAGTTCATTGACCGGTACTTCAAAGATCCATCCGTCCTGAAACAAGCTTCCACTACCGACGAAGAAGAGATTGCCGCGGTATTGGCCGGACTGTTCGCTTCCCAAACCAAACAGGCATCTGCCCCGCAGGAAACCACCTCTTCCGTAAACGGAAGCTCAGGCTGGCGCAAAAACCGCTTATAG
- the bshB1 gene encoding bacillithiol biosynthesis deacetylase BshB1, which produces MKLDLLAFASHPDDAELGCVGTILAHKALGKKVGIVDLTRGELGTRGTPETRAQESADASAILGLDARENLGMADGFFRNDEEHQRLVIAAIRKYRPEIVLMNAIHDRHPDHGRGSQLVSESCFFSGLRQVKTYTPEGEEQEAWRPKAVYHYIQDRFIKPDLVVDVTPFWDQKVESIRAFKSQFFTPGNEETGEPATYISSPVFMQFIEARALELGHSIGVTYGEGFTKERHMGVRNLFDLL; this is translated from the coding sequence ATGAAACTTGACCTTCTGGCATTTGCCTCTCACCCAGATGACGCCGAACTTGGCTGTGTGGGCACTATACTGGCTCATAAAGCCCTGGGAAAAAAAGTGGGCATAGTAGACCTCACCCGCGGAGAACTAGGCACCAGGGGCACCCCAGAGACCAGGGCGCAGGAGTCAGCAGATGCCTCTGCTATTCTGGGCCTGGACGCCCGCGAGAACCTGGGCATGGCCGATGGTTTTTTCAGGAATGATGAGGAGCACCAGCGCCTGGTGATTGCCGCCATCAGAAAGTACCGTCCTGAGATTGTACTGATGAACGCTATCCATGACCGCCACCCAGACCATGGGCGCGGCAGCCAGCTGGTCTCTGAGTCCTGCTTTTTTTCCGGCCTGCGTCAGGTGAAAACTTATACGCCAGAAGGAGAGGAGCAAGAGGCCTGGCGACCGAAGGCGGTGTACCATTACATCCAGGACCGTTTCATCAAACCAGACCTGGTAGTAGACGTGACCCCCTTCTGGGACCAAAAAGTAGAGTCCATCAGGGCCTTTAAAAGCCAGTTCTTTACGCCCGGTAACGAAGAGACCGGGGAACCTGCTACCTATATCTCCTCGCCGGTGTTCATGCAGTTCATTGAAGCCCGGGCCCTGGAACTAGGCCATTCCATTGGGGTAACCTACGGCGAGGGCTTTACCAAAGAACGTCACATGGGGGTTAGGAATCTGTTTGATCTCCTATAA
- a CDS encoding aminotransferase class I/II-fold pyridoxal phosphate-dependent enzyme, giving the protein MDLFEKLLANRGPLGSHSHYAHGYFAFPKLEGEISPRMKFRGKEVLNWSLNNYLGLANHPEVRKADADAAAEFGMALPMGARIMSGNSTNHEQLEKELADFVQKEDAFLLNFGYQGVVSIIDAVVDRHDVIVYDAESHACIIDGVRLHQGKRFVYQHNNIESLEKQLQRASRLVAETGGAILVITEGVFGMSGNLGKLREVVALKEKFEFRLLVDDAHGFGTMGETGAGTGEHLGIQDGIDIYFSTFAKSMASIGAFVASNQQVIEYLRYNMRSQTFAKSLPMTLVVGALKRLELLRTQPELKDNLWKIVEALQAGLREKGFNIGTTESPVTPVLLNGQISDATALTLDLRENYSIFCSIVVYPVVPKDVIMLRLIPTAIHTLEDVAETIAAFEAISVKLDKGLYTKSSVAV; this is encoded by the coding sequence GTGGATTTATTTGAAAAGTTATTAGCCAACCGCGGACCGCTTGGCAGCCATTCACACTACGCCCATGGTTACTTCGCTTTCCCAAAGCTAGAAGGAGAAATCTCTCCGCGCATGAAATTCAGGGGCAAAGAGGTTCTGAACTGGAGCTTGAACAACTATTTAGGCTTGGCTAACCACCCCGAGGTTAGAAAAGCGGATGCTGACGCAGCTGCAGAATTTGGAATGGCCTTGCCAATGGGGGCCCGTATCATGTCTGGTAACTCTACAAACCACGAGCAGTTAGAGAAAGAGCTAGCCGACTTTGTGCAAAAAGAAGACGCCTTCCTGTTGAACTTCGGGTACCAGGGCGTGGTGTCTATTATTGATGCTGTGGTAGACCGCCATGACGTGATTGTCTATGACGCCGAATCACACGCCTGTATTATTGATGGTGTTCGCCTGCACCAGGGCAAGCGCTTTGTGTACCAGCACAACAATATAGAAAGCCTGGAGAAACAGCTGCAGCGGGCGTCACGCCTGGTAGCGGAAACCGGCGGCGCCATTCTGGTAATCACCGAAGGCGTGTTTGGCATGAGTGGTAACCTGGGCAAGCTTCGCGAAGTGGTGGCCCTGAAAGAGAAATTTGAGTTCAGGCTGCTGGTAGATGATGCCCACGGCTTTGGAACCATGGGAGAGACCGGTGCGGGCACTGGCGAGCACCTGGGTATTCAGGACGGTATTGACATCTACTTCTCCACCTTTGCCAAGTCTATGGCCAGCATTGGCGCCTTTGTGGCCAGTAACCAACAGGTAATTGAGTACCTGCGTTACAATATGCGTTCCCAGACCTTCGCCAAGTCATTGCCAATGACCCTGGTGGTTGGCGCCCTGAAGCGTCTGGAGCTGTTGCGCACCCAGCCTGAGCTGAAAGACAACCTTTGGAAGATTGTGGAGGCTTTACAGGCAGGTCTGCGCGAGAAAGGCTTCAACATTGGCACCACGGAGTCTCCGGTTACCCCGGTTCTGTTGAACGGCCAGATCTCAGATGCCACCGCGCTTACGCTAGACCTGCGTGAGAACTACAGCATCTTCTGCTCTATTGTGGTGTACCCGGTAGTGCCTAAGGATGTGATCATGCTTCGCCTGATCCCGACCGCCATCCATACCCTGGAAGACGTGGCCGAAACCATTGCTGCCTTTGAGGCAATTTCTGTCAAGTTAGATAAAGGACTTTATACAAAATCATCGGTTGCGGTCTAA
- the pnp gene encoding polyribonucleotide nucleotidyltransferase gives MSYNAITKTIRMANGRDITIETGKLAKQADGSVVVRCGNAMLLATVVSNIGAREGVDFLPLSVDYQEKFASSGKIPGGFLKREARLSDYEVLISRLVDRILRPMFPDDYHSETQVIINLISADAEILPDALAALAASAALSVSDIPFNGPISEVRVARIDGQFQINPLLSDLKRADIDLIVGGTADSVAMVEGEMSEVSEEDMLEAIRVAHVAIKEQVAVQVELGQAVGKTNKREYSHESNDLELKELITKAVYEKAYAVAASGNTVKGERKNAFKAIKEEFVASLPEDHTYDATLIGKYFHDAEKDAVRDVVLKERRRLDGRALDEIRPIWSEINYLPSAHGSAVFTRGETQSLTTVTLGTKLDEQMIDGAMFSGYNKFMLHYNFPPFSTGEAKPMRGTGRREVGHGNLAMRSLKKVLPPEDENPYTIRIVSDILESNGSSSMATVCAGTLALMDAGIQIKAPVSGIAMGLIMDETTGNFAVLSDILGDEDHLGDMDFKVTGTSKGITACQMDIKVKGLSFEILGQALAQARNGRLHILGEMNKTISQPNADFKPHTPRSTNIIIEKEFIGAIIGPGGKVIQQIQRDSGAVIQIEEKNDKGYVNVFATNQEAMQMAVSKIKAIVAVPEVGEVYTGKVKSIQPYGAFVEFMAGKDGLLHISEVKWERLESMEGVLELGEEIQVKLVDVDPKTGKFKLSRKALLPRPERSEAAPKND, from the coding sequence ATGTCATATAACGCTATAACTAAAACCATCCGCATGGCCAATGGCCGTGATATTACCATTGAAACCGGCAAGCTTGCCAAGCAGGCTGACGGATCTGTGGTGGTACGTTGCGGAAATGCCATGTTGCTGGCCACGGTGGTCTCTAACATTGGAGCCCGTGAAGGAGTTGATTTCCTTCCATTGTCTGTTGACTACCAGGAGAAATTCGCCTCTTCGGGTAAAATACCAGGTGGTTTCCTGAAAAGAGAAGCCCGTCTGTCTGACTATGAAGTATTGATCAGCCGTTTGGTGGATCGTATCCTTCGTCCTATGTTCCCAGATGATTACCACTCTGAGACCCAGGTGATCATCAACCTTATCTCTGCCGATGCCGAGATCTTACCAGATGCGTTAGCTGCCCTGGCCGCTTCTGCTGCCCTGTCTGTTTCTGATATTCCTTTCAACGGACCAATCTCTGAGGTGCGTGTGGCCCGTATTGACGGCCAGTTCCAGATCAACCCTTTGCTTTCTGACCTGAAGCGCGCCGATATCGACCTGATTGTAGGCGGTACCGCAGACAGCGTGGCCATGGTGGAAGGTGAGATGAGCGAGGTGTCTGAAGAAGACATGCTGGAAGCTATTCGCGTTGCCCATGTGGCCATCAAAGAGCAGGTAGCTGTTCAGGTAGAGTTAGGCCAGGCGGTAGGAAAGACTAACAAGCGGGAATACAGCCATGAGAGCAATGACCTTGAATTGAAGGAATTGATCACCAAGGCAGTGTATGAAAAAGCGTATGCCGTGGCTGCCTCTGGCAATACCGTTAAAGGCGAGCGTAAGAATGCCTTTAAAGCCATCAAAGAAGAGTTTGTCGCTTCTCTGCCAGAAGATCATACCTATGACGCCACCCTCATCGGAAAATATTTCCATGATGCAGAGAAAGACGCCGTACGTGACGTGGTCTTAAAAGAGCGTCGCCGTTTAGATGGCCGTGCCCTGGACGAGATCAGACCTATCTGGTCAGAGATCAACTACCTGCCGTCGGCGCACGGTTCTGCGGTATTCACCCGCGGTGAGACCCAGTCGTTGACCACTGTTACCTTAGGTACTAAATTAGATGAGCAGATGATTGATGGCGCCATGTTCTCTGGCTACAACAAATTCATGCTGCATTATAACTTCCCACCGTTCTCTACCGGTGAGGCCAAGCCTATGCGCGGTACCGGCCGTAGAGAAGTAGGACACGGTAACCTGGCCATGCGTTCTTTGAAGAAGGTATTGCCGCCGGAAGATGAAAACCCATACACCATCCGTATTGTCTCTGACATCCTGGAGTCTAACGGTTCTTCTTCCATGGCTACCGTTTGTGCTGGAACCCTGGCCCTGATGGATGCTGGTATCCAGATCAAAGCACCGGTTTCTGGTATAGCCATGGGTCTGATCATGGACGAAACCACAGGTAACTTTGCCGTTCTTTCTGACATCTTAGGAGATGAAGATCATCTGGGTGACATGGACTTTAAAGTAACCGGTACTTCTAAAGGCATCACCGCCTGCCAGATGGACATCAAAGTGAAAGGTCTATCCTTTGAGATCCTGGGTCAGGCATTGGCACAGGCCAGAAACGGCCGTCTGCACATCTTAGGTGAGATGAACAAAACCATCTCTCAGCCTAACGCAGATTTCAAACCGCATACCCCGCGTTCTACCAATATCATCATTGAGAAAGAATTCATTGGCGCTATCATTGGGCCAGGCGGTAAAGTAATCCAGCAGATCCAGCGTGATTCTGGTGCCGTTATCCAAATTGAGGAGAAAAACGACAAAGGCTACGTGAATGTGTTCGCCACGAACCAGGAAGCGATGCAAATGGCCGTCTCTAAGATCAAAGCCATTGTGGCTGTTCCTGAGGTAGGAGAGGTGTACACCGGTAAGGTAAAATCTATCCAGCCATACGGGGCCTTTGTAGAGTTCATGGCCGGCAAAGACGGCCTGTTGCATATCTCTGAGGTGAAATGGGAGCGTCTGGAAAGTATGGAAGGTGTACTGGAACTAGGGGAGGAAATCCAGGTGAAACTGGTAGACGTTGACCCTAAGACCGGTAAATTCAAGCTATCTCGCAAAGCGTTGCTGCCAAGACCAGAGCGCTCAGAAGCAGCTCCTAAAAACGACTAA
- a CDS encoding sigma-70 family RNA polymerase sigma factor, with protein MRQLKISKQITNRESQSLDKYLQEIGKVDLLTPDEEVTLAQRIREGDQFALEKLTKANLRFVVSVAKQYQNQGLSLGDLINEGNLGLIKAAKRFDETRGFKFISYAVWWIRQSILQALAEQSRIVRLPLNRVGSLNKISKSFSELEQKFEREPSPEEIAEVLELTTAEVVDTLKISGRHVSVDAPFVQGEENRLLDVLENEDEESPDTGLMNDSLRKEVQRALSTLTKREADVITLYFGLNGEHSLTLEEIGEKFNLTRERVRQIKEKAIRRLRHTSRSKALKPYLG; from the coding sequence ATGAGACAGCTGAAAATAAGCAAGCAGATTACCAACCGTGAAAGCCAATCCCTTGACAAGTATTTACAGGAGATTGGTAAGGTGGACCTACTCACCCCGGACGAGGAGGTAACGCTTGCCCAGCGCATCAGAGAAGGCGACCAATTCGCCCTCGAGAAATTAACCAAAGCCAACCTTCGCTTCGTGGTGTCGGTGGCAAAGCAGTACCAGAACCAGGGGCTTTCCCTGGGTGACTTGATCAATGAAGGCAACTTAGGCCTGATCAAAGCCGCGAAACGTTTTGATGAGACCCGCGGTTTTAAATTCATCTCTTACGCCGTATGGTGGATCCGTCAGTCTATTCTGCAGGCCTTAGCCGAGCAGTCCCGGATTGTACGTTTGCCTTTGAACCGCGTAGGTTCCCTGAACAAAATCTCCAAGTCTTTCTCAGAGTTGGAACAGAAATTTGAGCGGGAGCCTTCTCCAGAGGAAATCGCTGAAGTACTGGAACTTACCACCGCTGAGGTAGTGGATACTTTGAAGATCTCTGGCAGACACGTGTCGGTAGATGCACCCTTCGTGCAAGGCGAGGAAAACCGTCTGTTAGACGTACTGGAAAACGAAGACGAAGAGTCTCCGGATACCGGCCTCATGAACGACTCTCTTCGCAAAGAGGTACAACGAGCCTTATCTACTTTGACCAAGCGGGAGGCTGACGTGATCACCCTTTACTTCGGGCTGAACGGAGAGCACTCCCTTACCCTGGAAGAGATTGGCGAGAAATTCAACCTGACCCGTGAGCGCGTGCGCCAGATCAAAGAAAAAGCGATCAGACGTTTACGCCACACTTCCCGCAGCAAGGCCTTGAAGCCGTACCTGGGATAA
- a CDS encoding LptF/LptG family permease — MKKLDKLILTSFIGPFVLTFAVVEFILLLQVILKYLDDLIGKDLGAGVIAELLFYFSLNLAPMAFPLAILLSSLITFGNLGEHHELTAIKTSGISLIRTLRPVFFFAVLLTIAAFFFHNTIVPKANLKAYSLMWDIRQKKPSLDLKEGSFYNGLPNRSIRVGKKFPDGQTLKDIMIYDHSNGQGNAIVMLADSGKMYTQFNDQYLVLEMFNGKTFAEDRSNNPNAYGQSSGYLRQAFSKNKIVVNLSSFQMTRTNSQWFSENKMMKNINQLSQVTDSLQKQISTETKLLEPNVRPFYSYFASKPYADSSNIKNYKLAALPAVTVDDVRTAANAARNVKSFTSSYTSRLATIKRERNNYEIEIYRKFTQAFACFIMFLIGAPLGAIIRKGGLGMPVIISIAFFIVYYVMSILGEKWGREGVAPVALGMWAANLILLPVGIFFLYQARNDSSLLEVDFWRKIAARFKRAKVA; from the coding sequence ATGAAAAAATTAGATAAACTTATTCTTACGTCCTTTATAGGGCCTTTTGTCCTCACGTTTGCGGTAGTGGAATTCATTCTGCTTCTGCAGGTGATCCTCAAATACTTGGACGACCTCATAGGCAAAGACCTGGGCGCGGGCGTAATTGCGGAGCTTCTGTTCTATTTTAGCCTGAACCTGGCGCCCATGGCTTTCCCGCTGGCCATCCTGCTTTCTTCGCTCATAACCTTCGGTAACCTGGGCGAGCATCATGAGCTCACGGCCATCAAAACCTCCGGCATTTCCCTCATTAGAACGCTTCGCCCGGTCTTCTTCTTTGCGGTGCTGTTGACTATTGCCGCCTTTTTCTTCCATAACACCATCGTGCCCAAGGCCAACCTCAAGGCCTACAGCTTAATGTGGGACATCCGGCAGAAAAAGCCCTCCCTTGATTTAAAGGAAGGCTCTTTCTACAATGGTTTGCCCAACCGCAGCATTAGGGTAGGAAAGAAGTTCCCAGACGGGCAAACGCTTAAAGACATCATGATCTATGACCACAGCAACGGGCAGGGCAACGCCATTGTCATGCTGGCAGACTCAGGTAAGATGTACACCCAGTTCAATGACCAGTACCTGGTGCTGGAGATGTTCAACGGGAAGACCTTTGCCGAGGACCGGTCCAATAACCCCAACGCCTACGGGCAAAGCTCGGGCTATCTGCGGCAGGCTTTCTCCAAGAACAAGATTGTGGTGAACCTTTCCTCCTTTCAGATGACCCGCACCAACTCGCAGTGGTTTTCTGAAAACAAGATGATGAAGAACATCAATCAGCTGAGCCAGGTCACTGATTCTCTACAAAAACAGATCTCCACGGAGACCAAGCTGCTGGAGCCTAATGTTCGTCCTTTCTATTCCTACTTCGCCTCCAAGCCGTACGCAGACAGTTCCAACATTAAAAACTACAAATTAGCTGCCCTTCCGGCCGTCACGGTAGATGACGTGCGCACCGCGGCCAATGCGGCGCGCAACGTGAAAAGCTTTACCAGTTCCTATACCTCCCGCTTGGCCACCATCAAGCGCGAGCGCAACAACTATGAGATTGAGATTTACCGCAAGTTCACCCAAGCCTTTGCCTGCTTTATCATGTTCCTGATTGGAGCCCCGTTGGGCGCTATTATCCGGAAGGGCGGGTTGGGCATGCCGGTGATCATTTCCATCGCCTTTTTCATTGTCTACTACGTGATGAGCATTCTAGGCGAGAAATGGGGAAGGGAAGGAGTAGCGCCGGTGGCTTTGGGCATGTGGGCAGCCAACCTGATTCTGTTACCGGTGGGAATTTTCTTCCTGTACCAGGCCCGTAATGACTCCAGCTTGCTTGAGGTAGATTTCTGGAGGAAAATAGCCGCCAGGTTCAAGCGGGCTAAGGTGGCGTAA
- the trxB gene encoding thioredoxin-disulfide reductase, with the protein MENQKESVKCLIIGSGPAGYTAAIYASRAGLKPVMYQGLQPGGQLTITNDVENYPGYPTGVNGPQMMEEFRQQAERFGTDVRYGIATSVDFSGKPHRVTIDEQKEIEADTVIIATGASAKWLGLESEARLNGNGVSACAVCDGFFYRGQEVAIVGAGDTACEEAHYLSNLCKKVYMIVRRDEMRASIIMQNRVKNTPNIEILWNSVTEEILGDDVVTGARIKNTSTGELKDISVSGFFVAIGHEPNSKIFQPYLEHDESGYLKTVPGTAQTNVDGVFACGDVQDNVYRQAVTAAGTGCMAALDAERYLAALHDQ; encoded by the coding sequence ATGGAAAACCAAAAGGAAAGCGTGAAATGCCTTATCATCGGTTCTGGCCCTGCGGGCTATACCGCAGCCATTTACGCTTCGCGTGCCGGGTTAAAGCCGGTCATGTACCAAGGCTTGCAGCCGGGCGGTCAGTTGACCATCACCAATGACGTTGAAAATTACCCAGGTTACCCTACAGGCGTGAACGGTCCGCAAATGATGGAGGAGTTCCGTCAGCAGGCAGAGCGTTTCGGCACAGATGTCCGCTATGGCATTGCCACTTCCGTTGATTTCTCCGGAAAGCCCCACCGCGTCACCATAGATGAGCAGAAAGAAATAGAGGCAGACACCGTGATCATTGCCACCGGGGCTTCGGCCAAATGGCTGGGTCTGGAGTCTGAGGCCCGCCTAAACGGGAACGGCGTTTCTGCCTGCGCCGTTTGTGACGGTTTCTTTTACCGCGGCCAGGAGGTTGCTATTGTGGGTGCCGGCGATACCGCCTGTGAAGAGGCCCATTACCTCTCCAACCTTTGCAAGAAAGTCTACATGATTGTGCGCCGCGATGAGATGCGCGCCTCTATTATCATGCAGAACCGGGTGAAGAACACCCCCAATATTGAGATTCTCTGGAACAGTGTCACTGAAGAGATCCTGGGCGATGACGTGGTGACCGGTGCCCGCATCAAGAACACTTCTACCGGAGAGCTTAAAGACATTTCCGTTTCCGGCTTTTTTGTGGCTATAGGCCATGAGCCCAACTCCAAGATTTTCCAGCCTTACCTGGAGCATGATGAAAGCGGCTACCTGAAAACGGTACCAGGCACAGCCCAGACCAACGTAGACGGCGTGTTCGCCTGCGGCGATGTGCAGGACAACGTGTACCGCCAGGCCGTGACGGCAGCCGGTACAGGCTGTATGGCCGCCCTGGATGCCGAGCGCTACCTGGCCGCCTTACATGATCAATAA
- a CDS encoding M23 family metallopeptidase, with translation MLFRRLLFFLLLATLSLSGHLAEAQKKRATKDLFRRKAPKIKFVKPDTAVVVKQETTQDGDKPSRGLFSPIRKLSIVSEDTSSLGLGQQSIVEMSEEIQVGDSVWIKIAGYYAIWDTHNINPYRKDGRRLDDTVNLKLYDNRHNYKMPLVSTPVTSDFGFRGYRWHYGTDLDLDTGDSVKTAFDGVVRISKWDGGGYGNYIVVRHVNGLETLYGHMSKPIAKVGQYVKAGQLIGWGGSTGRSSGPHLHYEVRYEGNPIDPEELYNFPDYLLKGKNFKVTSALFNYYNSAKRKSSSSPSRARRTVYHKVRSGEVLGSIARKYGVSVSQITRLNRITTRTTLKVGRSLRIK, from the coding sequence ATGCTTTTTAGAAGACTACTTTTCTTTCTGCTGCTGGCTACCCTGAGCCTATCAGGGCACCTGGCCGAAGCGCAGAAAAAGAGAGCCACCAAAGATTTATTTAGAAGGAAGGCTCCCAAAATTAAATTTGTGAAGCCTGACACGGCCGTGGTAGTAAAACAGGAAACTACCCAGGACGGGGACAAGCCCAGCCGTGGCCTTTTCAGCCCCATACGCAAACTCTCCATTGTAAGTGAAGACACCAGTTCTTTGGGGCTGGGGCAACAGAGCATTGTAGAGATGTCTGAGGAAATTCAGGTAGGCGACAGTGTCTGGATAAAGATAGCGGGCTATTATGCCATCTGGGATACCCACAACATTAACCCTTACCGGAAAGACGGCCGCAGGTTAGATGACACCGTCAACCTGAAGCTCTATGACAATCGCCATAACTACAAAATGCCGCTGGTCAGTACACCGGTCACCTCAGATTTCGGGTTCAGGGGCTACCGCTGGCACTACGGCACCGACCTTGACCTGGACACCGGTGATTCCGTGAAGACCGCCTTTGACGGGGTGGTGCGTATCTCTAAATGGGACGGCGGCGGTTACGGCAATTACATTGTGGTGCGCCATGTAAACGGCCTGGAGACCCTGTACGGTCACATGAGCAAACCCATTGCCAAGGTAGGCCAATATGTGAAAGCCGGCCAGTTAATAGGGTGGGGCGGAAGCACGGGCCGTAGCTCGGGCCCGCACTTGCATTATGAGGTACGCTATGAGGGGAATCCTATTGACCCGGAGGAACTCTACAACTTCCCGGATTACCTGCTCAAAGGCAAGAACTTCAAGGTTACCTCGGCGCTCTTCAATTACTACAACAGTGCCAAGCGCAAGTCTTCTTCATCGCCCTCCAGGGCCAGGCGCACGGTGTACCACAAGGTGCGCAGCGGCGAGGTGCTAGGCTCCATTGCGCGTAAGTACGGCGTGTCGGTCTCGCAGATCACGCGCTTGAACCGCATTACCACCAGAACTACTTTAAAAGTGGGCCGAAGCCTACGGATAAAATAA